One genomic window of Caballeronia sp. SBC1 includes the following:
- a CDS encoding tyrosine-type recombinase/integrase, whose protein sequence is MPITSVQPVESLVVPAVLDGRDGTNRGDVENSQLSARDDLEAVRAWLANYANTKTTYDNYRKEAERLLLWAVVQLGKPLSSLAHEDLLLFKAFLTDLQPASRWVSANGGKYPRGDARWRPFNGPLSTASQRQALIILNVMFTWLVDAGYLRGNPMALLRRRGERAAPRITRYLSISLWDEVKDFVEQLPQETELQKAYYARCRWLTTLFYLQGMRISEVASGKMGDFSRRLGANGVDQWWLEVLGKGHKERIVPASLELIVELARYRTANNLPSLPSRAEETPLVMPFRGKNRSMSRSAIHEAIKSVFGNAATWLRSRGLEFTDRADELDRASAHWLRHTSGSHQADGGSDLRTVRDNLGHASLTTTSLYIHEEEDKRHSETVKRHRMNWEARPAADPGPREKDH, encoded by the coding sequence ATGCCGATAACGTCCGTGCAACCCGTCGAGTCGCTCGTCGTCCCAGCGGTGCTTGACGGTCGCGACGGCACCAACCGCGGTGACGTCGAGAATTCTCAGTTGTCAGCGCGCGATGACCTGGAGGCGGTGCGTGCCTGGCTCGCCAATTACGCGAATACCAAGACGACTTACGACAATTACCGCAAGGAAGCCGAGCGGCTGCTGCTGTGGGCCGTCGTGCAGCTTGGCAAGCCGCTGTCGTCGCTCGCACACGAGGACCTGCTGCTCTTCAAGGCGTTCCTCACCGATTTGCAGCCCGCCAGTCGCTGGGTGTCGGCGAATGGCGGCAAGTATCCACGCGGCGACGCACGCTGGCGGCCGTTCAATGGGCCGTTGTCGACCGCCAGTCAGCGGCAGGCGCTGATCATCCTGAACGTCATGTTCACCTGGCTGGTGGACGCCGGTTATCTGCGCGGCAACCCGATGGCGTTGCTACGGCGCCGCGGCGAGCGCGCGGCGCCGCGCATCACCCGTTACCTGTCCATCTCGCTGTGGGATGAGGTCAAAGACTTTGTTGAGCAGTTACCGCAGGAAACGGAGCTGCAGAAGGCTTACTACGCCCGCTGCCGGTGGCTCACCACCCTCTTCTATCTGCAAGGTATGCGTATTTCCGAGGTCGCCTCCGGCAAGATGGGTGACTTCTCGAGGCGACTCGGGGCGAATGGAGTTGATCAGTGGTGGCTTGAAGTACTCGGCAAAGGGCACAAGGAACGGATCGTGCCGGCGTCGCTCGAACTGATCGTCGAGCTGGCCCGCTACAGGACGGCGAACAACTTGCCGTCGCTGCCCAGCCGCGCCGAGGAAACGCCGCTCGTCATGCCGTTCAGGGGAAAGAACCGATCCATGTCGCGCTCGGCCATTCATGAGGCGATCAAGAGTGTATTTGGCAACGCCGCAACCTGGCTGCGCTCGCGCGGGCTCGAGTTCACGGATCGCGCCGATGAGCTGGACCGTGCTTCGGCGCACTGGCTACGCCATACATCGGGCTCGCATCAGGCCGATGGTGGTTCTGACCTGCGAACAGTTCGCGACAATCTGGGGCACGCTTCGCTGACTACCACGAGCCTGTACATCCATGAGGAGGAGGACAAGCGCCACAGCGAAACAGTGAAACGCCATCGGATGAACTGGGAGGCGCGGCCAGCCGCAGATCCCGGTCCTCGAGAGAAGGATCATTAA
- a CDS encoding IS4 family transposase yields the protein MVTESTPWTQTEFKQLELGDARLNKRARLLMERMAADPMASVPKACQGWGETMAAYRFFDNDKVEWHAILEPHWQQTQERMQAHRVVLCVQDTSELDFNGQGAIGLGPLSYEAQRGMYLHPTYAVTPQREPLGILDAWMWAREKKDESGKRGGLKESVRWIEGYERIAEMAPSLPSTRLVYVADREADLMSLMLRAQELGTPADWLVRAAHNRCLPEGDKLWERTSRGEAVGQIAFTMASRHGVKARTVRQHLWVQHVELPAGKGKCIAATCLVAREFDAPAGVKPIEWRLLTNRTASTVEEAVELIDWYRARWEVEILFNILKNACRVEALQLGTIERLERALALFLVVAWRVAYLMRLGRTCPDLDAHLFFDPDEIRSAYLLTKTRAPAQPKLNEVLRLIARLGGFLGRKGDGEPGAKTIWLGLREVHVAAKTLRLLRHDDGDDTSV from the coding sequence TTGGTCACCGAATCGACGCCCTGGACCCAGACGGAATTCAAACAGCTCGAGCTCGGCGATGCGCGCCTGAACAAGCGAGCGAGGCTTTTGATGGAAAGAATGGCGGCGGACCCGATGGCCAGCGTGCCCAAGGCATGCCAGGGCTGGGGCGAGACGATGGCGGCGTACCGCTTCTTCGACAACGACAAGGTCGAATGGCATGCGATTTTGGAGCCGCATTGGCAGCAGACGCAGGAGCGCATGCAGGCCCATCGTGTCGTGCTCTGCGTGCAGGACACATCAGAGCTGGATTTCAACGGACAAGGCGCGATCGGACTCGGGCCACTGAGCTATGAAGCCCAGCGGGGCATGTATCTGCATCCGACCTACGCGGTCACGCCGCAGCGCGAGCCGTTGGGCATTCTGGATGCGTGGATGTGGGCGCGGGAGAAGAAGGACGAATCCGGCAAGCGTGGCGGACTCAAGGAGAGTGTGCGCTGGATCGAGGGCTATGAGCGCATTGCCGAGATGGCGCCGAGCCTGCCCTCCACGCGTTTGGTGTATGTGGCTGACCGCGAAGCGGATCTGATGTCGCTGATGTTGCGAGCGCAGGAGCTGGGCACGCCGGCAGACTGGCTGGTACGAGCCGCTCATAATCGCTGCCTGCCGGAGGGAGACAAGCTGTGGGAGCGCACGAGCCGTGGGGAAGCTGTCGGGCAAATCGCCTTCACGATGGCTTCGCGCCATGGCGTCAAAGCACGCACGGTGCGCCAGCACCTGTGGGTGCAACACGTGGAGTTGCCCGCGGGCAAAGGCAAGTGCATCGCTGCGACGTGCCTGGTCGCGCGCGAGTTCGATGCGCCAGCGGGCGTTAAGCCGATCGAATGGCGTCTGTTGACCAATCGCACGGCCAGCACGGTGGAGGAGGCAGTCGAACTGATCGATTGGTATCGAGCGCGCTGGGAAGTGGAAATCTTGTTCAACATCCTGAAGAACGCGTGCCGTGTCGAGGCGCTTCAGTTGGGCACGATCGAACGGCTCGAGCGCGCGTTAGCGCTGTTTCTGGTGGTGGCTTGGCGTGTGGCTTATTTGATGCGGCTCGGACGAACCTGCCCGGATCTGGACGCGCACCTGTTCTTCGATCCCGATGAAATTCGCTCCGCCTACCTGCTCACGAAAACCCGAGCGCCGGCCCAACCGAAGCTCAACGAAGTATTGCGACTGATCGCGCGCCTGGGAGGTTTCCTTGGCCGCAAGGGCGACGGCGAACCCGGAGCAAAGACCATCTGGCTCGGCCTCAGAGAAGTTCATGTCGCTGCAAAAACATTGCGCCTCTTACGCCACGACGATGGTGACGACACTTCTGTATAA
- a CDS encoding toll/interleukin-1 receptor domain-containing protein, which produces MTRAFISYCHADEQYRAELDKHLSLLRRQGHLDIWSDHRIPPGGEIEAHISAELDSADLIILLVSSDFMNSDYCYGIEMQRAMERHQTGSAIVVPIIVRPCDWTSSQLRVLKALPKDAKPLIKWPTLDDAFLDIVQSLRKLITKPADGKSQPAASSPIRQSSASPAPVALLRPRSGTLFLPKEFRDIDRDNFLTEGFSYIADFFENSLQELAPRNPGYEGRFRRTSDTGFTGTVYRDGKKVAGCYIRITHSYGRAGQIGYSGNDSAQDNSFNEILSVEANDQSMYLKGMMTNWSGGEEKLTHEGSAEKLWQLFIERLK; this is translated from the coding sequence ATGACTCGTGCTTTCATCTCGTACTGCCACGCAGACGAGCAATATCGTGCGGAACTCGACAAGCACCTGTCGTTGCTTCGGCGGCAAGGACATCTCGACATTTGGAGCGACCACCGGATCCCTCCGGGTGGCGAAATCGAGGCGCACATCAGCGCTGAGCTTGATTCGGCAGATCTGATTATTCTGCTTGTCAGCTCTGATTTCATGAACTCGGATTACTGTTATGGCATAGAAATGCAGCGCGCTATGGAGCGTCATCAAACGGGCTCCGCTATCGTCGTCCCGATAATCGTACGGCCTTGTGACTGGACGTCGTCCCAGCTTAGGGTATTGAAGGCTCTGCCAAAAGACGCGAAACCGTTGATCAAGTGGCCAACGCTCGACGATGCGTTTCTGGATATCGTCCAGTCACTTCGCAAGCTGATCACCAAGCCAGCCGATGGCAAATCGCAGCCTGCTGCCAGCTCCCCTATACGGCAGTCGTCCGCATCGCCTGCTCCGGTCGCGTTGTTACGCCCTCGTTCCGGTACGCTTTTCTTGCCCAAAGAGTTCCGCGATATCGATCGTGACAATTTCCTCACGGAAGGATTCAGCTACATCGCTGATTTTTTTGAGAATTCTTTGCAGGAGTTAGCGCCGCGCAATCCTGGATATGAAGGCCGATTTCGACGCACGTCGGATACCGGATTTACCGGAACGGTCTATCGGGATGGCAAAAAGGTGGCGGGATGCTACATCCGTATCACTCACTCCTACGGACGAGCAGGCCAGATAGGCTATTCGGGAAACGATAGCGCTCAGGACAACAGTTTCAACGAAATTCTTAGCGTCGAAGCCAATGACCAGTCGATGTACCTGAAGGGGATGATGACAAACTGGTCCGGCGGTGAAGAGAAGCTCACGCACGAAGGCTCCGCCGAGAAGCTCTGGCAGCTTTTCATTGAACGGCTGAAGTAG
- a CDS encoding transposase, which translates to MKLLTWGEGLLEIIHRVQEESGHLKDEVAVLKGEKKRPTFKPSRMNEDAGKAAEQDRTQNEKPAKRPGSEKKSKTSQLKIDCDQVIEPAEPIPPGSRFKGYRDFVVQDLVIESRNTRYRLARWETPDGQTLIGQLPQAVQGGHFGPMLASYVLYQHHHCHVTQPLLCEQLREWGIEISSGQVNALLQVGKERFHAEKDGLLSTGLALSAYVTVDDTGARHQGKNGYVTHIGNEYFAWFQSTRSKSRINFLELLRAGHGDYQINEDALAYMKTQGLSHVFLDALRQHESASFADQCAWRHHLDGLGMNTPRYRNIATEGALLGSLKRHGVAAHLAIISDDAGQFNVLIHGLCWVHAERLVHKMLPLNDQHREDIARVRSEIWSLYADLKDYKLHPTAKRKRELARRFDHIFIQKTRYATLDRLLRRIHMNKSELLLALERPEVPLHTNGSERDIRDQVKKRKISGGTRSELGRQCRDTFSSLKATCRKLGISFWDYLTDRISRCDQVPLLPHFLEQRIALSA; encoded by the coding sequence ATGAAGCTGCTGACATGGGGCGAAGGATTGCTTGAGATCATCCATCGCGTGCAGGAGGAGAGCGGGCATCTGAAAGACGAAGTCGCGGTGCTCAAAGGAGAGAAGAAGCGTCCGACGTTCAAGCCGAGCCGCATGAACGAGGATGCTGGAAAAGCCGCCGAGCAGGATCGAACGCAGAATGAGAAACCCGCCAAACGACCCGGATCAGAAAAGAAAAGTAAGACGTCGCAACTGAAGATCGATTGTGACCAAGTCATCGAGCCGGCCGAGCCGATCCCGCCCGGTTCCCGATTCAAGGGCTATCGTGATTTCGTGGTTCAGGACCTGGTGATCGAATCACGCAATACACGCTATCGACTTGCACGCTGGGAAACGCCGGACGGCCAGACCCTGATCGGGCAACTTCCGCAGGCAGTCCAGGGAGGGCATTTCGGCCCGATGCTGGCGAGCTATGTGCTCTATCAACATCACCATTGCCACGTCACGCAGCCGCTGCTATGCGAGCAACTTCGGGAATGGGGCATCGAGATCTCGTCGGGACAGGTGAACGCGCTACTGCAAGTGGGCAAGGAGCGCTTTCACGCGGAAAAAGACGGGCTGTTGTCGACTGGCCTGGCGCTTTCAGCGTATGTGACGGTCGATGATACCGGCGCGCGGCATCAAGGCAAGAACGGCTACGTTACCCACATCGGTAACGAATATTTTGCCTGGTTCCAAAGCACGCGTTCGAAGAGCCGAATCAATTTCCTGGAGTTACTGCGTGCGGGCCATGGTGATTACCAGATCAACGAAGACGCGCTCGCGTACATGAAAACGCAGGGGCTCTCGCACGTGTTCCTGGACGCGCTGCGTCAGCACGAAAGCGCAAGCTTTGCCGATCAGTGCGCGTGGCGGCACCACCTGGATGGCTTGGGGATGAACACCCCACGCTACCGCAACATTGCCACCGAGGGCGCGTTGCTAGGCAGCCTGAAGCGGCATGGGGTGGCTGCGCATCTCGCCATCATCAGCGATGATGCAGGACAGTTCAACGTGCTGATCCATGGGTTATGTTGGGTTCATGCGGAAAGACTGGTGCACAAGATGCTACCGCTCAATGATCAACATCGGGAGGACATCGCCCGCGTGCGTAGCGAGATCTGGTCGCTCTATGCCGATCTGAAGGACTACAAGCTACACCCCACCGCCAAACGCAAGCGAGAACTGGCAAGACGCTTCGACCATATTTTTATCCAGAAGACCCGCTATGCGACGCTCGATCGTTTGCTCAGGCGCATTCACATGAACAAGTCCGAACTTCTGCTAGCGTTAGAGCGCCCCGAAGTACCACTGCATACCAACGGCAGTGAACGCGACATTCGCGATCAGGTCAAAAAGCGCAAGATCAGCGGCGGCACGCGCAGCGAGCTCGGCCGACAATGCCGTGATACGTTCTCGAGTCTAAAGGCGACGTGCCGCAAGCTGGGCATCTCGTTCTGGGACTACCTGACTGACCGCATTTCACGCTGCGATCAAGTTCCCCTTCTGCCTCACTTCCTCGAACAACGCATCGCACTCTCTGCTTGA
- a CDS encoding ATP-dependent endonuclease, with amino-acid sequence MRLKTVQVTNFRSVEDSSEFNVGNMTCLVGKNEAGKTALLSALYGLNPYGTFTYDKTRDYPRRFVSDFDERHPGGRSVVVSTVWTLDDTDLAAVAAVLGDKALTKPEIELARGIGYEKEEWDVPVDDAEALAFLMNKHDLDAVEREVLKGVSDAKTAAATIAAQPQQSPHLQALLAAITAFRDRRFTLAAIDLLIPRLPKFFLTSHFERMSGEVSINALAAAIAANKLDASDRIFLDFLAYAGTSVEELLASTKLEELKAKCEGASNKISDEIFEYWTQNDALSVKIDIAAGLPEDKPPMNAGNVAKAWITNRHHRASVPLSERSAGFVWFFSFLAQFKQLKKTTGNAIILLDEPGLTLHGRAQADLLRYIEERLLPNHQVIFTTHSPFMVPSDRLADVLIVEDVVHYDQRQRARVEGTKVRDDVLMVSKDTLFPLQGALGYDLTQSLFVGKNTLLVEGPSDVLYLQALSSALTQRKRTGLDPRWTLCPGGGIDKIASFASLFGSNRLNMAVLCDVAIGDKKKIEGLRKHQVTSQ; translated from the coding sequence ATGCGACTAAAAACGGTGCAGGTGACGAACTTCCGATCCGTCGAGGACAGCAGCGAGTTCAACGTGGGCAACATGACGTGCCTCGTTGGGAAAAACGAGGCGGGCAAAACGGCGCTGCTGTCGGCGCTTTACGGCCTGAATCCTTACGGCACGTTCACTTACGACAAGACCAGGGACTATCCGCGTCGTTTCGTCAGCGACTTCGACGAGCGCCATCCGGGAGGACGGTCCGTCGTCGTCAGCACCGTATGGACCTTGGACGACACTGACCTTGCTGCCGTCGCCGCCGTCCTGGGCGACAAGGCGCTGACCAAGCCCGAGATCGAGCTGGCCCGCGGGATCGGTTATGAGAAAGAGGAATGGGACGTGCCCGTCGATGACGCCGAGGCGCTGGCGTTCTTGATGAACAAGCATGACCTCGACGCGGTGGAGCGCGAGGTCCTGAAAGGCGTGAGCGACGCGAAGACCGCGGCTGCAACGATCGCCGCTCAACCCCAACAATCCCCGCACCTGCAAGCGTTGCTGGCCGCTATCACGGCGTTCCGTGACCGGCGTTTCACCCTAGCGGCCATCGACTTATTGATCCCACGGCTTCCCAAGTTTTTCCTGACCTCGCACTTCGAACGCATGTCCGGCGAGGTGTCGATCAACGCCCTTGCCGCCGCCATAGCCGCGAACAAACTCGACGCGTCCGACCGGATTTTTCTAGACTTTCTGGCATACGCGGGGACGTCGGTCGAGGAGTTGCTGGCATCGACAAAGCTCGAGGAACTGAAAGCCAAGTGCGAGGGCGCGTCGAACAAGATTTCCGATGAGATCTTCGAATACTGGACGCAGAACGACGCGCTCTCAGTAAAGATCGACATCGCCGCGGGCCTTCCAGAGGACAAGCCGCCGATGAACGCTGGCAACGTCGCCAAGGCGTGGATCACCAACCGGCACCATCGCGCCAGCGTTCCGCTATCGGAGCGCAGCGCCGGTTTCGTGTGGTTTTTCTCGTTCCTCGCGCAGTTCAAGCAATTGAAAAAGACCACGGGCAACGCCATCATCCTGTTGGACGAGCCCGGCTTGACCTTGCACGGTAGGGCGCAAGCGGACCTCTTGCGCTATATCGAAGAACGCCTGTTGCCCAACCATCAGGTGATTTTCACAACCCATTCGCCGTTCATGGTGCCCAGCGATCGGTTGGCCGACGTGCTGATTGTCGAAGACGTCGTGCACTACGACCAACGCCAACGCGCGCGCGTCGAAGGCACGAAGGTCCGCGACGATGTGCTGATGGTCAGCAAAGACACTTTGTTCCCGTTGCAGGGCGCGTTGGGTTATGACTTAACGCAAAGCCTGTTCGTCGGCAAAAACACGTTGCTGGTCGAAGGCCCCTCGGATGTCTTATATTTGCAAGCGCTATCGTCAGCGTTGACCCAGCGCAAGCGCACGGGACTGGATCCGCGGTGGACGCTTTGCCCCGGTGGCGGCATCGACAAGATCGCCTCCTTCGCATCGCTGTTCGGCTCGAACCGCCTGAACATGGCCGTGCTTTGCGACGTCGCCATCGGCGATAAAAAGAAGATCGAAGGGTTGCGAAAACACCAAGTAACTTCTCAATAA
- a CDS encoding DNA-binding protein — protein sequence MSDVLPDETRLAVDIERLKAEFPKTRELYREVCALLFFRFGITPTANRLYQLVKRGSMSTPTQVLSEFWTELRKKSRVRIDHPDLPADLQAAAGELVATLWTRSTASAQAALETLRTETEAEKVTARDTVASLQAELGRTETALEQRTSALLAAQVRIRELEQAQTAGEAKRQALETEISRQQDEIGARDRALVQARADFASELEKLRASTDLAEERLRAAEKRALLEIEHERTAGTRVHKELDAAARRAEQNESRHREEIQALQIQLGDARHRTGVVEGSLEALRNSNTTYVQELDALRLQLATTVANQSPTQKRSRSSVETRKPRRAAPKVATKKRSAS from the coding sequence ATGTCCGACGTCTTGCCCGATGAAACCCGCCTCGCTGTTGATATCGAGCGCCTGAAAGCTGAGTTCCCGAAGACCCGCGAGCTGTACCGCGAGGTCTGCGCACTGTTGTTCTTCCGCTTCGGCATCACGCCGACCGCGAACCGGCTTTATCAGCTGGTGAAGCGCGGCAGCATGAGCACGCCGACTCAGGTACTGAGCGAGTTCTGGACCGAGCTGCGCAAGAAAAGCCGCGTACGGATCGACCATCCCGATCTGCCGGCCGACCTGCAGGCCGCTGCTGGAGAACTCGTTGCGACGCTGTGGACCCGGTCGACCGCTTCGGCGCAAGCGGCGCTCGAAACGTTGCGGACAGAGACCGAAGCAGAGAAGGTCACGGCGCGAGACACGGTTGCGTCACTGCAAGCGGAACTGGGCCGCACCGAGACCGCGCTGGAACAGCGCACCAGCGCATTGCTGGCCGCGCAGGTGCGCATCCGGGAGCTCGAGCAGGCGCAGACCGCGGGCGAGGCGAAGCGTCAGGCGCTTGAGACCGAGATCAGCCGACAGCAAGACGAGATCGGCGCGCGCGACCGGGCATTGGTGCAGGCGAGGGCGGATTTTGCGAGCGAACTCGAAAAGCTGCGGGCCAGTACCGACTTGGCAGAGGAGCGACTGCGGGCGGCCGAGAAACGGGCGCTGCTCGAGATCGAGCACGAACGGACCGCCGGCACGCGCGTCCATAAGGAACTGGATGCAGCCGCGCGCAGGGCGGAACAGAACGAGAGCCGACATCGGGAGGAAATTCAGGCGCTGCAAATCCAGCTTGGCGATGCGCGTCATCGCACAGGTGTCGTGGAGGGGAGTCTGGAGGCGCTTCGCAACTCGAATACCACGTACGTCCAGGAGCTCGACGCATTGAGGCTGCAACTTGCGACCACCGTGGCGAACCAGTCGCCGACGCAGAAGCGCTCGCGATCGTCCGTGGAGACGCGCAAGCCCCGCCGCGCAGCACCGAAAGTTGCGACCAAGAAGCGATCTGCATCCTGA
- a CDS encoding tyrosine-type recombinase/integrase, translating into MSDGTLVPIENLYLPPELDGSLGTNRALGTRPQIAAQNDVDAIRAWLARFVDTKATFDTYRKESERFLLWSTTELRKPLSSLTHEDLLVYRRFLSDPQPAQRWVMTGRKVARADPSWRPFAGPLSPASERQAFVILNTLFAWLVNAGYLAGNPLSLSRQRARKAKPRVTRFLEDDLWQAVKTSIDAMSRDTAREQEHYARVRWLISLLYLMGLRISEVVNNPMGGFFRRRDREGQDRWWLAITGKGDKERLLPATTELMAVLTRYRRHYGLAALPYGGETTPLLLPIGGTHRTLTRDAVHLIIKQVFDNAIDHLQSTGEAHERATERLRQASAHWLRHTAGSHMMDGQVDLRYVRDNLGHESISTTSRSFHQRRYILSDAEVDLVPAEDNG; encoded by the coding sequence GTGTCCGACGGCACCCTTGTGCCGATCGAGAACTTGTATCTCCCACCCGAGCTCGACGGTAGCCTCGGCACGAACCGCGCGCTTGGCACCCGGCCTCAAATTGCGGCCCAAAACGACGTCGACGCCATCCGGGCGTGGCTCGCGCGATTCGTCGACACAAAGGCAACCTTCGACACCTACCGTAAGGAATCCGAACGCTTTCTGCTGTGGTCGACCACCGAACTGCGCAAGCCGCTTTCCTCTCTCACGCACGAGGACCTGCTTGTCTATCGGCGGTTTCTGTCGGACCCGCAACCGGCGCAACGCTGGGTCATGACTGGTCGCAAGGTGGCCCGCGCGGACCCATCCTGGCGGCCGTTCGCGGGACCACTCTCCCCCGCGAGCGAGCGACAGGCGTTTGTGATTCTGAATACACTGTTCGCGTGGCTGGTCAACGCGGGCTATCTGGCCGGCAATCCCCTGTCTCTATCGCGTCAGCGTGCGCGTAAGGCGAAGCCTCGCGTGACGCGCTTCCTCGAGGACGATCTTTGGCAGGCCGTCAAAACCTCGATCGATGCGATGTCCCGTGACACTGCACGCGAGCAGGAGCACTACGCACGCGTGCGCTGGCTGATCTCGCTCTTGTATCTGATGGGTCTGCGCATCTCGGAAGTCGTGAACAATCCGATGGGGGGATTTTTTAGACGGCGCGATCGCGAAGGTCAGGACCGATGGTGGCTGGCGATCACCGGCAAAGGCGACAAGGAGCGCTTGCTGCCGGCGACGACCGAACTGATGGCGGTGCTGACACGCTATCGCCGACACTACGGTCTAGCTGCCCTACCCTATGGCGGTGAAACGACACCGCTGCTGTTGCCGATCGGTGGCACACACCGGACGCTGACACGGGACGCCGTGCACCTGATCATCAAGCAGGTGTTCGACAATGCGATCGACCATCTGCAATCAACCGGCGAAGCGCACGAGCGCGCAACAGAACGGTTGCGCCAGGCGTCCGCTCATTGGCTGCGGCACACAGCGGGCTCACACATGATGGATGGCCAAGTTGACCTCCGCTACGTGCGGGACAACCTGGGGCATGAATCAATCTCGACCACTAGTAGATCGTTTCACCAAAGACGTTACATATTAAGCGACGCCGAGGTCGACCTTGTTCCAGCGGAAGACAACGGGTGA
- a CDS encoding DUF748 domain-containing protein — MAALTGRHAVLGASGLIALVLLVGMVGWRFAVSEIKNRILEMLGPLGTVERIDIGVSTVTLTRVHLRASHDWPVGDTFKAERIVLEFDKHALLSRRIRFRHVAVDDYYLAVERTNDGRLRLLPNLRMIVREADGQSVAAAKRANEDKLVDHLDLRKGSVEFLDQSVQKPGYRIVITDALAHFDHIQFPQLDGATSFQMTGTLVGRSHTGKVSCRGWIEMSSADSEIQATLQNVDISRLDPYLFQKGGAIAEVHSGTIDLTLDATVKNLHLHAPGKFTLSNLELAGNGNSHPIETFLSIPKNAAVAALKDHRGQIHQRFELNGNLRDPKFSLNESLQTQIAAGFIKGLGSGAEGVAKGAGEAIKSVGHALLNLLPK; from the coding sequence ATGGCAGCGTTGACCGGCCGGCACGCGGTGCTTGGAGCTAGCGGGTTGATCGCGCTCGTTTTGCTGGTCGGAATGGTTGGCTGGCGCTTCGCAGTCAGCGAGATTAAAAATCGCATTCTTGAAATGCTTGGCCCGCTCGGCACCGTTGAGCGCATCGACATCGGCGTTTCCACCGTGACGCTCACGCGAGTGCATTTGCGCGCCTCGCACGACTGGCCTGTTGGCGACACATTCAAGGCGGAACGGATCGTACTTGAGTTCGACAAGCATGCATTGCTTTCGCGACGCATACGGTTTCGCCATGTCGCCGTAGACGATTACTACCTCGCGGTTGAGCGGACAAACGACGGGCGACTGCGTCTGCTTCCAAATTTACGAATGATAGTTCGTGAGGCGGACGGCCAATCTGTCGCCGCTGCGAAGCGCGCAAACGAAGACAAGCTCGTAGATCACCTTGATCTCAGGAAAGGCTCGGTGGAGTTTTTGGACCAATCAGTGCAAAAACCCGGCTACCGGATCGTTATTACCGACGCGCTCGCGCATTTTGATCACATCCAGTTTCCGCAACTCGACGGGGCGACGTCATTCCAAATGACAGGCACTTTGGTCGGCCGATCGCACACGGGTAAAGTGTCGTGCCGAGGCTGGATCGAGATGTCGAGCGCTGATTCTGAGATTCAAGCCACACTACAAAACGTCGACATCTCGAGACTAGATCCCTATCTGTTTCAGAAAGGGGGCGCCATCGCAGAGGTTCACAGTGGAACGATCGACTTGACACTCGACGCGACCGTCAAAAATTTGCATCTTCATGCACCGGGCAAATTTACGCTGAGCAATTTGGAACTAGCCGGCAACGGCAACAGCCATCCTATTGAAACATTCCTCTCCATCCCGAAGAACGCAGCGGTGGCCGCGCTCAAAGATCACCGTGGCCAAATCCACCAGCGCTTCGAATTAAATGGAAACCTACGTGATCCAAAGTTTTCTCTGAACGAAAGTCTTCAAACTCAGATCGCGGCAGGTTTTATCAAAGGGCTTGGTTCGGGCGCAGAAGGTGTCGCAAAAGGCGCCGGCGAAGCGATAAAGAGCGTCGGCCATGCTTTACTCAATTTGCTCCCAAAGTAA